The following are encoded together in the Methanosarcina flavescens genome:
- the alaS gene encoding alanine--tRNA ligase, translating to MLEDEYQLEFFKNNGFVRKQCQSCGKFFWTRDLDRMTCGDAPCDPYSFIGNPVFSREFDISQMREYYLSFFEERGHTRIDRYPVVARWRDDIYLTIASIADFQPFVTSGQVPPPANPLTISQPCIRLNDLDSVGRSGRHLTNFEMMAHHAFNKRDHEIYWKEHTLELCDELLNSLKVDPFAVSYKEEPWAGGGNAGPCVEVIVHGLELATLVFMDLKADKKGDILIKGETYSKMDNYIVDTGYGLERFVWASKGSPTIYDALFPGIVNELMGLAGLEHELDNSEYANILAQNARLAGLMDVSEKANLMELRKKVASSIGMTVDKLSTIMEPVEKVYAITDHTRCLTFMLGDGIIPSNVKAGYLARLVLRRTLRMMGDLDIHIPLSEIVDMHIRNMPEYPEFRENFPVIQDILELEEEKFNNTMERGRRIIQKSASHFKKTGEKIPLSQLTELYDSHGIPPEMAKEVAAEIGVGVEFPDNFYSLIGELHNKAEEKETEVVPFADRIKHLPKTKRSFYDEPTRMEFEAVVLDVFDNNIVLDNTFFYAEGGGQPSDIGTITSGYAVYKVVDVQIYDGIIVHTVENLEGELEISKGDIVTGKVDERRRITLARHHTATHIVNDAARKVLGKHIWQTGAQKFEDHSRLDLSHYKHISPEEIRQIELLANLTVMENKRVVTEWMPRTEAEQQYGFGLYQGGVPLGDKIRIVKVGDDVEACAGTHCVSTGVIGPIKILKTERIQDGVERIEFAAGAAAVRAMQKIDSLLTNSAKVLSVPPEQLPASVERFFGEWKDLKKENERLKEELARARVYRLLGEASEAAGLKVIAEFIPGSDSLELQKIATEFLKHEDVVTLLASDVGGAQLVASAGQKALNCGINAGSLVREMSKLVSGGGGGKPALAMGGGTDPSRIQDALARGLELVKEAACKEACR from the coding sequence ATGCTTGAAGATGAATATCAACTTGAATTTTTCAAAAATAACGGGTTCGTCCGGAAGCAGTGCCAGTCATGTGGCAAGTTTTTCTGGACACGCGATCTTGATAGAATGACATGCGGAGATGCGCCCTGTGATCCTTATTCCTTCATAGGGAACCCGGTATTTTCTAGGGAATTTGATATCTCCCAGATGCGTGAGTATTATCTCTCCTTTTTTGAGGAGAGAGGGCATACAAGAATTGATCGTTACCCTGTAGTTGCCCGCTGGAGGGACGACATTTATCTTACCATTGCATCCATTGCAGACTTCCAGCCTTTTGTAACCTCAGGGCAGGTTCCCCCACCTGCAAATCCTCTCACGATCTCCCAGCCCTGCATTCGCTTGAACGACCTGGACTCTGTGGGCAGAAGTGGGCGCCATCTTACAAATTTTGAGATGATGGCACATCACGCCTTCAATAAAAGGGATCATGAGATTTACTGGAAAGAACATACCCTGGAACTCTGTGACGAGCTCCTGAACTCACTTAAAGTAGACCCCTTTGCCGTAAGTTACAAGGAAGAACCCTGGGCAGGCGGAGGAAATGCGGGACCCTGTGTTGAGGTAATTGTGCACGGGCTTGAGCTTGCTACCCTTGTTTTCATGGACCTGAAAGCCGATAAAAAAGGCGATATCCTGATCAAGGGCGAGACCTATTCGAAGATGGACAATTACATCGTGGATACGGGATACGGGCTTGAGCGGTTTGTCTGGGCTTCGAAAGGTTCTCCTACAATTTATGATGCACTTTTCCCTGGCATAGTAAACGAACTTATGGGACTTGCAGGGCTCGAGCATGAACTGGATAATTCCGAGTATGCAAACATCCTGGCTCAGAATGCAAGGCTTGCAGGGCTTATGGATGTCAGTGAGAAGGCAAACCTTATGGAATTAAGGAAAAAGGTTGCCTCAAGCATCGGAATGACCGTGGATAAACTCTCGACTATAATGGAACCTGTAGAAAAGGTCTATGCGATTACTGACCATACACGCTGTCTGACTTTCATGCTTGGGGACGGAATTATTCCCTCGAATGTAAAAGCAGGATATCTTGCAAGGCTTGTCCTCAGGCGGACTTTACGCATGATGGGCGACCTTGATATCCATATCCCTCTTTCTGAAATTGTGGATATGCATATAAGAAACATGCCTGAGTACCCTGAATTCAGGGAAAATTTCCCGGTCATACAGGATATCCTGGAATTGGAAGAAGAGAAATTCAACAATACAATGGAAAGAGGACGCAGGATCATTCAGAAATCAGCATCCCACTTCAAGAAAACCGGGGAAAAAATTCCTCTCTCCCAGTTAACCGAACTTTACGACTCTCACGGAATCCCTCCCGAGATGGCAAAAGAAGTTGCAGCCGAAATCGGGGTAGGTGTGGAATTCCCTGACAATTTCTATTCCCTGATCGGTGAACTGCATAACAAAGCCGAAGAAAAAGAAACGGAAGTTGTTCCATTTGCAGACCGCATTAAACACCTCCCGAAGACGAAGCGCAGTTTCTATGACGAGCCAACACGCATGGAATTTGAAGCTGTTGTGCTGGACGTTTTTGATAACAATATAGTGCTGGACAACACATTCTTCTATGCTGAGGGTGGAGGTCAGCCTTCAGATATCGGGACAATTACTTCCGGGTATGCGGTATACAAGGTGGTTGATGTCCAGATCTACGACGGCATAATCGTGCATACTGTAGAAAATCTTGAAGGGGAGCTTGAGATTTCCAAAGGTGATATTGTCACCGGAAAAGTGGATGAAAGGCGCAGGATAACCCTTGCCAGGCACCACACGGCAACCCATATAGTAAACGATGCAGCCAGGAAGGTTCTTGGAAAACACATCTGGCAGACAGGTGCCCAGAAGTTTGAGGATCATTCGAGGCTTGACCTCTCGCATTACAAGCATATCTCCCCTGAAGAAATCCGGCAAATCGAACTTCTGGCAAACCTCACGGTTATGGAAAACAAGCGGGTTGTTACGGAATGGATGCCAAGGACTGAAGCCGAGCAGCAGTACGGTTTTGGGCTCTATCAGGGCGGAGTGCCTCTCGGAGATAAGATCAGGATAGTAAAGGTCGGAGACGATGTTGAAGCCTGTGCAGGTACGCACTGTGTCAGTACAGGAGTTATCGGCCCGATCAAAATCCTGAAAACCGAAAGAATTCAGGATGGTGTGGAAAGGATCGAGTTTGCGGCCGGAGCTGCAGCCGTACGCGCCATGCAGAAGATAGATTCTCTACTTACCAATTCGGCAAAGGTTCTGAGTGTGCCTCCTGAACAGCTTCCTGCAAGCGTTGAGCGTTTCTTTGGGGAATGGAAGGATCTCAAAAAGGAAAACGAGAGACTCAAGGAAGAACTTGCTCGTGCAAGGGTTTACAGGCTGCTGGGAGAAGCTTCTGAGGCTGCAGGCCTTAAGGTCATTGCTGAATTCATCCCAGGGTCCGATTCTCTCGAACTCCAGAAAATCGCCACCGAATTCTTGAAACACGAAGATGTGGTAACTCTGCTTGCAAGCGATGTAGGAGGGGCCCAACTCGTAGCATCTGCCGGGCAAAAAGCCCTTAACTGCGGAATCAATGCCGGCAGCCTTGTCCGCGAAATGTCAAAGCTTGTTAGCGGAGGCGGAGGCGGAAAGCCTGCCCTTGCTATGGGCGGTGGGACTGACCCTTCAAGAATTCAGGATGCACTTGCCCGTGGGCTTGAACTTGTAAAAGAAGCCGCCTGCAAGGAAGCTTGCAGGTAA
- a CDS encoding YhbY family RNA-binding protein, which produces MEKEKLYRLKAEANQLSPILNIGKNGVTDTLIEELNKQIKANRLVKVRVLKSAEEGKDLKDIAEEIAAATRSNLIEVRGRTVVLYR; this is translated from the coding sequence ATGGAAAAAGAAAAGTTATACAGGTTGAAAGCCGAAGCAAACCAGCTTTCTCCAATTCTTAATATAGGGAAGAACGGGGTAACGGACACTCTGATCGAAGAACTGAACAAGCAGATAAAGGCTAACAGGCTTGTGAAGGTAAGGGTGCTGAAAAGCGCTGAAGAAGGAAAAGACTTAAAAGACATCGCGGAAGAAATCGCAGCCGCTACAAGATCCAATCTGATAGAAGTACGTGGAAGGACAGTGGTTCTTTACAGATGA
- a CDS encoding translation initiation factor IF-2 subunit beta, whose translation MYDYEELLNRAMAKMPETETTDARFVIPEPRLFSEGKTTILENFGNIADTLNRDPDHLMKYLTRELGTAGKIEGTRAVFQGRFTRAQISDNIQAYVDEYVMCSECGRPDTQLVKVERVLVLRCSACGAHRPVKKRKVSNVVVRDAIEEGGTYELRVDAVGSKGDGIAKIDKYTVFVPGAAKGDVVKVKIKKISGNLAFSERV comes from the coding sequence ATGTACGATTACGAAGAGCTTTTGAACCGTGCAATGGCAAAAATGCCTGAAACCGAGACTACGGATGCTCGATTCGTAATCCCTGAACCCAGACTCTTCTCCGAAGGCAAGACCACAATTCTGGAAAACTTCGGAAATATTGCAGATACCCTTAACCGGGACCCTGACCACTTGATGAAATATCTCACGAGGGAACTGGGGACTGCAGGGAAAATAGAAGGCACACGCGCAGTCTTCCAGGGAAGGTTTACGAGAGCCCAGATTTCAGATAACATTCAGGCTTATGTGGACGAATACGTCATGTGTTCGGAATGTGGACGCCCGGACACCCAGCTTGTCAAGGTGGAAAGAGTACTTGTCCTGAGATGTTCTGCTTGCGGGGCTCACAGGCCTGTTAAGAAGAGAAAGGTAAGTAATGTGGTTGTCAGGGATGCCATCGAAGAAGGCGGAACCTATGAACTCCGGGTCGATGCTGTCGGGTCCAAAGGTGACGGTATAGCAAAGATCGATAAGTATACGGTTTTCGTGCCCGGAGCCGCAAAAGGTGACGTGGTCAAAGTAAAAATAAAGAAAATCAGCGGAAACCTCGCCTTCTCGGAAAGGGTCTGA
- a CDS encoding DUF1786 domain-containing protein, which translates to MRILAADIGTGTQDILLFDSEKEPENSLLMVMPSPTRIIAEKIRKATRERKAIVLTGNIMGGGPSAFAVRAHLKAGFPVYATEKAALTIHDSIEKVKAFGIRIVSEEEAKQLTCEGEAKKDKVNIVMQDFDPESVSSALSAFGVSMPENYAVAVQDHGNAPEKSNRVYRFELFKKFIDRGGKLENFVYTPKEIPDAFTRMKAQADSLVKSVGNPEIRSVFMDTGPAAIFGALTDPTALQPSIVVNIGNGHTLGALVLENRVTALFEHHSSNMNSEKLQDYIIRLADGSLDFDEVFEDGGHGAYIKEAVGFEQVRSIMVTGPKRQMLEKLSESGLRKEISNKLHFAAPFGSMMLSGCFGLLAGFFEKYPGSSIKFINH; encoded by the coding sequence ATGCGCATACTTGCAGCGGACATAGGAACAGGGACACAGGATATCCTGCTTTTTGATTCGGAAAAAGAGCCAGAAAACAGCCTGCTTATGGTCATGCCTTCTCCGACCAGGATTATTGCAGAGAAGATTAGGAAAGCGACCAGAGAAAGAAAAGCAATAGTGCTTACCGGAAACATAATGGGGGGAGGGCCTTCTGCGTTTGCTGTCAGAGCTCATCTGAAGGCAGGCTTTCCGGTATATGCTACTGAAAAGGCTGCTTTGACTATCCACGATAGTATTGAGAAGGTAAAGGCTTTTGGAATCCGGATTGTCTCGGAAGAGGAGGCAAAGCAGCTTACCTGCGAAGGAGAAGCAAAGAAAGATAAAGTAAATATTGTTATGCAGGACTTCGATCCGGAATCCGTTTCATCTGCACTTTCAGCTTTTGGCGTTTCCATGCCTGAAAACTATGCTGTGGCAGTGCAGGATCACGGAAATGCCCCTGAGAAAAGTAACAGGGTTTACCGTTTTGAACTTTTCAAGAAATTTATTGACAGGGGAGGCAAGCTTGAGAATTTTGTATACACGCCCAAAGAGATTCCAGACGCTTTTACCAGAATGAAGGCTCAGGCAGATTCTCTTGTAAAATCCGTAGGGAACCCTGAAATTCGCTCTGTCTTCATGGATACCGGTCCTGCAGCTATTTTCGGGGCTCTTACCGACCCCACCGCACTCCAGCCTTCAATCGTGGTTAATATAGGAAACGGGCATACTCTGGGAGCCCTTGTGCTTGAAAACAGGGTAACGGCGCTTTTTGAACATCACAGCTCCAATATGAATTCGGAAAAACTTCAGGATTATATCATAAGGCTTGCCGACGGAAGCCTTGATTTTGATGAAGTATTTGAGGATGGGGGACATGGTGCATATATAAAAGAAGCAGTAGGCTTTGAGCAGGTTAGATCTATAATGGTCACCGGCCCAAAAAGGCAGATGCTTGAAAAGCTCTCAGAATCCGGGCTCAGGAAGGAAATATCAAATAAGCTGCATTTTGCCGCACCTTTCGGAAGCATGATGCTATCAGGTTGTTTTGGGCTGCTTGCAGGATTTTTTGAAAAATATCCGGGATCATCAATAAAATTTATAAACCACTAG
- a CDS encoding helix-turn-helix transcriptional regulator has product MNPGLLDLILFSEKRKNFLLLLKEGPKDIEEILERLQVPRTALLPQIKKLKEEELVIHEDGMYRLSAIGVIIVEKMQPLLDTLAVFEKNEEFWADRKLASIPPKLVKRINELGDYRIIEPDLSHTFDLNPKFVEYLSNSSRTRIFFSYFHPQFPALYLNLARKGIEVSLVLSEAVYSRLIEDFKEEGKEFLKMENTSLYIFGKKGVEIPVLIAVTDRIMVLGLFNESGRFDRQYVRSSEPRAIKWGEELFEYYRTMSREIEIE; this is encoded by the coding sequence ATGAATCCCGGCTTGCTTGATCTTATCCTGTTTTCAGAGAAAAGAAAAAATTTTCTCCTGCTCCTGAAAGAAGGCCCAAAGGATATTGAAGAGATACTTGAGAGACTTCAGGTTCCCAGGACAGCTCTTCTCCCCCAGATAAAAAAATTGAAAGAAGAAGAACTGGTAATACATGAAGATGGAATGTACCGGCTCAGCGCAATAGGGGTAATTATTGTAGAAAAAATGCAGCCTCTGCTTGATACCCTAGCAGTGTTCGAGAAAAATGAAGAATTTTGGGCTGACCGAAAGCTTGCCTCTATTCCGCCCAAGCTTGTAAAAAGAATCAATGAACTTGGAGACTATCGCATTATAGAGCCAGACCTCAGCCATACATTTGACCTGAACCCGAAATTTGTAGAGTATCTTTCAAATTCAAGCCGTACTCGCATCTTTTTCTCTTATTTTCACCCTCAGTTTCCGGCGCTTTATCTCAACCTTGCAAGAAAAGGCATTGAGGTCTCCCTTGTCCTGAGTGAGGCTGTATACTCACGGCTTATAGAAGATTTCAAAGAAGAAGGGAAAGAATTCCTTAAAATGGAAAACACAAGCCTTTATATCTTTGGAAAAAAAGGAGTGGAGATTCCTGTGCTTATTGCTGTGACTGACAGGATAATGGTTCTTGGCTTGTTTAACGAGAGTGGAAGGTTTGACCGCCAGTACGTAAGAAGTTCCGAACCTCGTGCAATAAAATGGGGAGAAGAGCTGTTCGAATATTACAGAACTATGAGCAGAGAAATTGAAATCGAATAG
- a CDS encoding FeoA family protein yields MVTKNVHLTLETTTLCTMEPRKTGKISHLETKNPGILKKLVSMGILPGMPVTLLRRSPSYLFEVDQTKYAVDREIANHIYVSY; encoded by the coding sequence ATGGTAACAAAAAATGTACATCTCACCCTGGAAACTACAACACTCTGCACAATGGAACCAAGAAAAACCGGGAAAATCTCACATCTTGAGACTAAAAACCCCGGCATCCTGAAGAAACTCGTATCAATGGGCATTCTGCCAGGCATGCCCGTTACTTTGCTCCGGCGGTCTCCATCATACCTTTTTGAGGTTGACCAGACAAAGTATGCCGTTGATAGGGAAATCGCGAACCATATTTATGTTAGCTACTGA
- the feoB gene encoding ferrous iron transport protein B yields the protein MKLPVICPEGECCHGSRGCVPGKGVPKIVLVGSPNVGKSSLFNALSGSYTLVSNYPGTSVEISRGKSKIREREYEIIDTPGMYSLLPVSEEERVSQLLIFEENPLVYLHVVDARNLRRMLSFTLQLLEAGLPLILVLNMMDEAEERGIEIDISELSRFLGIPVIGTVSNEGKGIDELKTAISEFVPENNTPDIQKFQKLDYGTEIEPYIESVENLLGPSKEFGISKRAFSLLLLQEDRTALEYLLRAEKSPEYVKAGSEKNNEEIRKLVEAASKAAAVPLSYLFTLKRQERVNEIVEQVMEIPERVERKTLGKTGIAGTERSSEKAGIRTGKKTETPKKNIGFSEKIDSILIHPVFGIPVLFLILYLGFYQFVGVFAAGTVVDFLENTLFGQYINPLVTARFVSLVPYPALQDLFVGEYGIFTQAVTYAIALILPIVGAFFLVFSIIEDTGYLPRLSLLLDGMFKKIGLSGKAVIPMVLGFGCSTMATMVTRTLETKRERLIANILLALAIPCSAQLGIILSILSGNPRGLSVWAGVIVLEFILIGYLASRILPGEAPTFILEMPPLRRPKLSNILVKTYSRMHWYFLEVLPLFVVASILIWIGRLTGIFDLALKVMEYPTVWIGLPPNAADVFLFGFFRRDFGAAGLYGMYDSGLLTGLQLVVAAVTLTLFMPCIAQFMMTIKERGLKTALVISGFIFPSAFLTGSIVNTLLTALGVNL from the coding sequence ATGAAACTCCCAGTTATCTGTCCTGAAGGAGAATGTTGCCATGGAAGCAGGGGGTGCGTTCCAGGAAAAGGGGTTCCGAAAATCGTACTTGTCGGTAGTCCTAACGTTGGGAAGAGCAGCCTTTTTAATGCCCTCTCCGGAAGCTATACACTGGTTTCCAATTATCCAGGAACTTCAGTCGAAATCAGCCGTGGGAAGTCAAAGATAAGAGAAAGGGAGTATGAAATCATTGACACGCCAGGGATGTATTCTTTGCTTCCCGTAAGTGAGGAAGAAAGGGTTTCCCAGCTTTTAATTTTTGAGGAAAACCCTCTGGTTTACCTCCATGTAGTAGATGCCAGAAATCTCAGGCGCATGCTCTCCTTCACCTTGCAGCTTCTTGAGGCCGGGCTTCCTCTCATCCTTGTTCTGAACATGATGGACGAGGCTGAAGAAAGGGGAATTGAAATCGATATATCTGAACTCAGCCGATTTCTGGGAATCCCAGTTATCGGAACAGTTTCAAATGAGGGGAAAGGGATAGATGAACTTAAGACCGCAATATCAGAATTTGTCCCCGAAAACAATACCCCGGATATCCAAAAATTCCAGAAACTTGATTATGGAACAGAAATTGAGCCATACATTGAGAGTGTCGAAAATTTACTTGGTCCTTCAAAAGAATTCGGAATCTCAAAGAGAGCTTTCTCACTTCTGTTACTCCAGGAAGACAGAACAGCTCTTGAATACCTCCTCAGGGCTGAAAAATCGCCTGAATATGTGAAAGCAGGCAGTGAAAAAAATAATGAAGAGATCCGTAAACTTGTAGAAGCAGCTTCAAAGGCAGCGGCAGTCCCTCTTTCCTACCTGTTCACTCTGAAACGCCAGGAACGTGTGAACGAAATCGTGGAACAGGTAATGGAAATACCTGAGAGGGTGGAGAGAAAAACTCTCGGAAAAACCGGAATAGCGGGGACAGAGAGAAGCAGCGAGAAAGCAGGAATAAGAACAGGTAAAAAGACAGAAACTCCGAAGAAAAACATTGGTTTCTCCGAGAAAATAGACAGCATTCTTATCCATCCTGTATTCGGGATACCCGTGTTATTTTTAATTCTGTACCTCGGGTTCTACCAGTTTGTAGGTGTCTTTGCAGCTGGAACTGTTGTTGATTTCCTGGAAAACACGTTATTTGGGCAATATATAAATCCGCTGGTGACTGCCAGGTTTGTGTCGCTTGTACCCTATCCTGCTTTGCAGGATCTCTTTGTGGGAGAATATGGTATTTTCACCCAGGCAGTAACATACGCAATCGCTCTCATACTTCCCATAGTTGGAGCCTTTTTCCTGGTATTCTCCATTATTGAGGACACCGGATATCTACCCAGGCTTAGCCTGCTTCTAGACGGCATGTTCAAAAAAATAGGGCTCAGTGGAAAGGCAGTAATTCCTATGGTACTTGGATTTGGCTGCTCCACAATGGCTACTATGGTCACCAGAACCCTTGAGACGAAAAGGGAAAGGCTCATTGCAAATATCTTGCTGGCACTCGCAATTCCTTGTTCGGCACAGCTGGGCATAATCCTTTCAATCCTTTCAGGAAACCCCAGAGGATTGTCTGTGTGGGCAGGTGTTATTGTGCTTGAATTTATACTGATAGGCTACCTGGCTTCAAGAATCCTGCCAGGAGAGGCTCCGACATTCATACTTGAAATGCCCCCTCTAAGGCGTCCAAAACTCTCGAATATACTGGTAAAAACTTACTCAAGGATGCACTGGTACTTCCTTGAAGTCCTGCCCCTTTTTGTTGTGGCAAGTATTCTGATCTGGATAGGAAGATTGACAGGCATTTTTGACCTTGCCTTAAAAGTAATGGAATACCCGACAGTCTGGATTGGCTTGCCCCCCAATGCGGCTGATGTTTTTCTCTTCGGCTTCTTCAGGAGAGATTTTGGAGCAGCCGGACTTTATGGAATGTATGATTCAGGACTGCTGACAGGTTTGCAGCTTGTAGTTGCAGCCGTTACTTTGACCCTCTTCATGCCCTGCATAGCCCAGTTCATGATGACAATAAAGGAGAGAGGATTGAAAACAGCCCTTGTAATCTCAGGATTCATTTTCCCGTCTGCGTTCCTCACAGGTTCTATTGTAAATACTTTACTGACCGCACTGGGGGTAAACCTGTGA
- a CDS encoding 50S ribosomal protein L16 yields the protein MVRKPGSMYRNVRQRSFTRRKYMGGVPGSQVIHYDMGDKANSDAFPIRISLLAEEKCQIRHTALEAARITANRHLTSDVGKTGFYMKLRVYPHEVLRENKQATGAGADRVSSGMRRAFGKNVGTAARVNPMQKIFTVAVEKQNFEAAKKALWHAGQKLPTPFRIVIDQGAELVQ from the coding sequence ATGGTACGAAAGCCAGGAAGTATGTACAGGAACGTGAGGCAGCGCTCATTTACCAGAAGAAAATACATGGGCGGTGTTCCAGGCAGTCAGGTTATTCACTACGACATGGGTGACAAGGCAAACAGCGATGCCTTCCCTATAAGAATCTCCCTGCTTGCGGAAGAAAAGTGCCAGATAAGGCACACTGCTCTCGAAGCAGCCCGTATTACAGCAAACAGGCACCTTACTTCAGATGTAGGAAAGACGGGCTTTTACATGAAACTCCGTGTCTATCCCCACGAAGTACTCAGGGAAAACAAGCAAGCAACCGGCGCTGGTGCTGACCGTGTATCCAGTGGGATGCGCAGGGCTTTTGGAAAGAACGTAGGTACTGCAGCCAGGGTAAACCCAATGCAGAAGATCTTTACAGTGGCTGTTGAGAAGCAAAACTTTGAAGCCGCAAAGAAAGCCCTCTGGCATGCAGGACAGAAATTACCAACTCCCTTTAGAATCGTTATCGACCAGGGAGCAGAACTGGTACAGTAA
- a CDS encoding MogA/MoaB family molybdenum cofactor biosynthesis protein has translation MKESTPEIHKKGAKKSFSFALITISTSRYEKYGDSDSPEEAEDFSGKAMKELLEAANHEVTFYRLIPDGKIPIIEAVLSALESSADIVITSGGTGLAPKDLTIESITPLFEKELPGFGELFRYKSLEDIGTSVILTRASAGVIKGKAVFCLPGSPNAVRLALSEIIIPEAGHIVRHVRE, from the coding sequence ATGAAAGAATCCACCCCGGAAATCCACAAAAAAGGAGCAAAAAAATCCTTTTCTTTTGCCCTAATTACAATTTCTACCTCCAGATATGAAAAGTACGGAGATTCTGATTCGCCTGAGGAAGCCGAAGACTTCTCAGGAAAGGCTATGAAAGAGCTTCTTGAAGCGGCTAACCATGAAGTTACATTCTACAGGCTCATTCCCGATGGAAAAATCCCGATTATAGAAGCTGTGCTTTCCGCTCTTGAAAGTTCCGCAGATATTGTAATTACAAGCGGGGGCACAGGGCTTGCACCAAAAGACCTTACAATCGAGTCGATAACCCCTCTTTTTGAGAAGGAACTCCCAGGCTTCGGAGAATTGTTCAGGTATAAAAGCCTTGAAGACATAGGGACGTCCGTAATCCTTACAAGAGCCTCAGCAGGTGTAATTAAAGGAAAAGCAGTATTCTGCCTGCCGGGTTCGCCAAATGCCGTAAGACTGGCTCTTTCCGAGATCATAATTCCCGAAGCCGGACATATTGTCAGGCATGTAAGGGAATAA
- a CDS encoding toprim domain-containing protein yields MKCPLCGNEFEKADEAKCAGCGKLHNCNKQCCPSCGYELVKEAKIIQFIRKLFKW; encoded by the coding sequence GTGAAGTGTCCCCTTTGCGGAAATGAATTTGAGAAAGCTGACGAAGCAAAATGTGCCGGCTGCGGAAAGCTTCACAACTGCAACAAGCAGTGCTGTCCTAGCTGCGGATACGAACTTGTAAAAGAAGCAAAGATAATACAATTTATAAGGAAGCTATTCAAATGGTAA